In Mustela erminea isolate mMusErm1 chromosome 15, mMusErm1.Pri, whole genome shotgun sequence, the following proteins share a genomic window:
- the LOC116574093 gene encoding uncharacterized protein LOC116574093 → MVLNLRFTNITPQLSSNGNSLYSIWIPSPKEALREILRNFRKHPYLESKSQNYNQNRCLETRREATEASTWGAETQPNQLPPLGTLSSCGIPTLWKAAKSHSGSRSLTSDPGQDLARLTVRSGPATLTHLPATGHRSPATGHRPPVRKDATLGVMTAPLARLECYVRARAPPRGLKVRFVRPLAGVSQFSPGLFRRPHFRLFWRLGIQDQGQFGFWQCYIVQLEMTPTVKRRNTWLTKDN, encoded by the exons ATGGTTCTCAACCTTC GCTTTACCAACATAACGCCACAACTCAGCAGCAACGGCAACAGCCTTTATTCAATATGGATACCCTCTCCCAAAGAAGCGCTACGTGAAATTCTTAGGAATTTCCGGAAACACCCGTACCTGGAATCCAAAAGTCAAAACTACAACCAAAACCGTTGCTTGGAAACACGGCGAGAGGCAACTGAGGCGAGTACCTGGGGTGCCGAGACTCAGCCCAACCAGCTCCCGCCTCTGGGAACACTTTCCTCCTGCGGGATCCCCACTCTGTGGAAAGCGGCGAAAAGCCACTCGGGAAGCCGCTCGCTCACCTCTGACCCCGGCCAAGATCTCGCGCGCCTAACCGTCCGCAGCGGGCCCGCCACTCTCACCCACCTACCCGCCACCGGTCACCGGTCACCGGCCACCGGCCACCGCCCACCTGTGCGGAAAGACGCCACGCTAGGCGTCATGACGGCGCCTCTGGCTCGGCTGGAATGCTACGTGCGGGCAAGGGCCCCGCCCCGCGGGTTGAAGGTTCGCTTCGTGCGTCCCCTCGCGGGAGTGTCGCAATTCAGCCCGGGCTTGTTCCGGCGTCCGCACTTCCGACTA ttctggagactgggaatcCAAGATCAAGGCCAATTTGGATTCTG GCAATGTTATATTGTCCAGCTTGAAATGACTCCTACtgtcaaaagaagaaatacttggCTCACCAAAGACAATTAA